A genomic stretch from Enterobacter dykesii includes:
- the glyS gene encoding glycine--tRNA ligase subunit beta: protein MSEKTFLVEIGTEELPPKALRSLAESFAANVTAELDNAGLAHGKIEWFAAPRRLALKVANLAASQPDREVEKRGPAIAQAFDAEGKPSKAAEGWARGCGITVDQAERLTTDKGEWLLYRAHVKGESAEALLPDMIATSLAKLPIPKLMRWGASDVHFVRPVHTVTLLLGDTVIPATILGVASDRVIRGHRFMGEPEFTIDNADQYPQILLERGKVIADYEQRKAKIKADAEEAARQIGGNADLSDSLLEEVTSLVEWPVVLTAKFEEKFLAVPAEALVYTMKGDQKYFPVYANDGKLLPNFIFVANIESKDPIQIISGNEKVVRPRLADAEFFFNTDRKKRLEDNLPRLQTVLFQQQLGTLRDKTDRIAELSGWIAREIGADVNHATRAGLLSKCDLMTNMVFEFTDTQGVMGMHYARHDGEAEDVAVALNEQYQPRFAGDELPSNPVACAVAIADKMDTLAGIFGIGQHPKGDKDPFALRRAALGVLRIIVEKNLNLDLQTLTEEAVRLYGDKLTNAKVVDDVIDFMLGRFRAWYQDEGYTVDTIQAVLARRPTRPADFDARMKAVSHFRTLEAASALAAANKRVSNILAKSDETLNERVNAATLKEPEEIALAMQVVVLRDKLEPYFAEGRYQEALVELAELRDVIDAFFEKVMVNVEDKELRINRLSMLDKLRELFLRVADISLLQ, encoded by the coding sequence ATGTCTGAGAAAACTTTCCTGGTGGAAATCGGCACCGAAGAGCTGCCACCAAAAGCCCTGCGCAGCCTGGCTGAATCTTTCGCTGCGAACGTGACCGCCGAGTTGGATAACGCTGGCCTGGCACACGGTAAAATTGAGTGGTTTGCTGCACCGCGCCGTCTGGCGCTGAAAGTGGCTAACCTGGCGGCGTCTCAGCCGGATCGCGAAGTCGAAAAACGTGGCCCGGCGATTGCCCAGGCGTTTGACGCGGAAGGCAAGCCGAGCAAAGCGGCTGAAGGCTGGGCGCGCGGTTGCGGCATCACCGTCGATCAGGCCGAGCGTCTGACCACGGATAAAGGCGAATGGCTGCTGTATCGTGCGCACGTGAAAGGCGAAAGCGCGGAAGCGCTGCTGCCGGACATGATTGCCACGTCTCTGGCGAAGCTGCCGATTCCGAAGCTGATGCGCTGGGGCGCGTCCGACGTGCACTTCGTGCGTCCGGTTCACACCGTGACCCTGCTGCTGGGCGATACCGTTATCCCGGCGACCATTCTGGGCGTGGCGTCCGATCGCGTGATCCGCGGCCACCGCTTCATGGGTGAGCCTGAGTTCACCATCGACAATGCTGACCAGTACCCGCAGATCCTGCTGGAGCGCGGTAAGGTTATTGCCGACTATGAGCAGCGTAAAGCCAAAATCAAAGCGGACGCCGAAGAAGCGGCACGCCAGATTGGCGGTAACGCCGACCTGAGCGACAGCCTGCTGGAAGAAGTGACCTCTCTGGTGGAATGGCCGGTTGTGCTGACGGCAAAGTTCGAAGAGAAATTCCTCGCCGTTCCGGCTGAAGCGCTGGTGTACACCATGAAAGGTGACCAGAAGTACTTCCCGGTTTACGCCAACGACGGCAAGCTGCTGCCAAACTTCATCTTCGTGGCAAACATCGAATCGAAAGATCCGATCCAGATTATCTCCGGTAACGAGAAAGTCGTTCGTCCGCGTCTGGCGGATGCAGAGTTCTTCTTCAACACCGACCGTAAAAAGCGTCTGGAAGATAACCTGCCGCGCCTGCAGACCGTGCTGTTCCAGCAGCAGTTGGGGACGCTGCGCGACAAGACCGACCGCATTGCGGAGCTGTCCGGCTGGATTGCCCGTGAAATCGGTGCGGACGTCAACCACGCGACTCGCGCGGGCCTGCTGTCTAAATGCGACCTGATGACCAACATGGTGTTCGAATTTACCGACACCCAGGGCGTAATGGGCATGCACTACGCGCGTCACGATGGCGAAGCGGAAGATGTAGCCGTCGCCCTGAACGAGCAGTATCAGCCGCGCTTTGCGGGTGACGAACTGCCGTCTAACCCGGTTGCCTGCGCCGTGGCGATCGCCGATAAGATGGACACCCTGGCGGGTATCTTTGGTATCGGCCAGCATCCGAAAGGCGACAAAGACCCGTTTGCGCTGCGTCGTGCTGCGCTCGGCGTGTTGCGTATCATCGTTGAGAAGAACCTGAACCTCGATCTGCAGACCCTGACCGAAGAAGCGGTGCGTCTGTACGGCGACAAACTGACTAACGCGAAGGTTGTGGATGATGTGATCGACTTTATGCTCGGTCGTTTCCGCGCGTGGTATCAGGACGAAGGCTACACCGTTGACACCATTCAGGCGGTGCTGGCGCGTCGTCCGACCCGTCCGGCTGATTTCGATGCGCGTATGAAGGCGGTTTCCCACTTCCGTACGCTGGAAGCGGCATCTGCCCTGGCCGCGGCCAACAAGCGTGTATCCAACATTCTGGCGAAATCCGACGAGACGCTGAACGAGCGTGTGAACGCCGCGACCCTGAAAGAGCCGGAAGAGATCGCTCTGGCGATGCAGGTTGTGGTGCTGCGCGACAAGCTCGAGCCTTACTTCGCGGAAGGTCGCTACCAGGAAGCGCTGGTGGAGCTGGCCGAGCTGCGTGACGTGATCGACGCCTTCTTCGAGAAAGTGATGGTGAACGTAGAAGATAAAGAGCTGCGTATTAACCGTCTCTCTATGCTCGATAAACTGCGCGAGCTGTTCCTGCGCGTGGCGGATATTTCGCTGCTGCAGTAA
- a CDS encoding polymorphic toxin type 44 domain-containing protein: MATPLTYLWFYQRVRNRGPWDYKQKSRLWADFGNFHYGAVGYAACIPEKILHIAGGVAQEIAGTSDTKRWGHFYSNHLPYGDDPIDQFWIQQGIDYVKQHHL; this comes from the coding sequence ATGGCAACCCCCTTAACCTATTTATGGTTTTATCAACGCGTACGAAACAGAGGTCCGTGGGATTACAAACAAAAAAGTAGGCTGTGGGCTGACTTTGGTAATTTTCACTATGGTGCAGTTGGTTATGCCGCTTGCATACCTGAAAAAATATTACATATTGCAGGCGGTGTAGCTCAAGAAATAGCCGGTACATCCGATACCAAGCGCTGGGGACATTTTTATTCTAATCATCTCCCTTATGGCGATGACCCGATAGATCAATTCTGGATACAGCAAGGCATAGACTATGTTAAACAGCATCACCTTTAA
- a CDS encoding Hcp family type VI secretion system effector, giving the protein MAIPAYLWLKDDGGNDIKGSVDVQDREGSIEILSFGHGLLVPTDNNTGKITGTRLHSPLTFEKEFDSSSPYFYKAVATGQTLKSAEFKWYKINDAGQEVEYFNIFLENVRVVSVNPVMHNCKEPSMKIHNHNEGIQLRYEKITWKYCDGNVQFADAWNERQTG; this is encoded by the coding sequence ATGGCAATACCAGCTTATCTTTGGCTTAAGGATGATGGCGGCAATGATATAAAAGGATCCGTTGATGTTCAAGATCGTGAGGGCAGTATAGAGATTTTATCATTTGGTCATGGTTTACTTGTTCCTACAGATAACAATACTGGGAAGATCACTGGGACTCGTTTACATTCACCTCTCACATTTGAAAAAGAGTTTGATTCATCCAGCCCATATTTTTATAAAGCTGTTGCAACTGGTCAGACGCTTAAGAGCGCTGAGTTCAAATGGTACAAAATAAACGATGCAGGCCAGGAGGTTGAATATTTCAATATATTTCTTGAAAATGTACGAGTTGTGAGTGTCAATCCCGTGATGCATAACTGCAAAGAACCTTCAATGAAAATTCATAATCATAATGAAGGCATACAATTACGTTATGAGAAAATCACATGGAAATATTGTGATGGGAATGTTCAGTTTGCGGATGCATGGAATGAACGTCAAACAGGTTAA
- a CDS encoding ABC-F family ATP-binding cassette domain-containing protein: MAHFAQSPSFILHQVTCQFPTGDTLFGPLNLTLEPTLCALVGRNGSGKTRLLRLLAGLDEPASGHIERFGSHAWVAQQHVISPQTTLAELLGYDAIFAARKRIDSGDYQPDDLDTLDGRWDVAERLSEAFINANLPPFDPEKPAAELSGGERVRALLCGAFTAEADFMLLDEPTNHLDRQGRAWFYDQLSRFQGGVLVASHDRELLELVPRILELSASGLRSYGGNYADYQTQRDAEQQAARAALEHAATERKRTRARMQKEHDDSQRRSAKTLRTVDTLNIASFERVKYKGAAKERIGSWKKQHSEQNEALNAAVSKARERVEEDNPVMFTLPGSQIPDGKQVLVLEDLVLPHVPVPPLNWRMDGPMRVALKGPNGCGKSTLLKTILGEIAPRSGTCRVSVSCAYLDQHLSRLDLSQSVMTHLNLSHTPLEEGVLRTRLAQLQLGADKVTLPLAELSGGERLKAALACVLWRAEATQLLLLDEPTNHLDLASVQAIEAALAGFPGALLVVSHDEAFLRGLTLTHEWVWEEAGWRCESL, from the coding sequence ATGGCTCATTTTGCGCAGTCCCCTTCTTTTATTTTGCATCAGGTCACCTGTCAGTTTCCGACGGGCGATACACTTTTTGGTCCGCTGAATCTCACGCTGGAACCCACCCTGTGCGCGCTGGTTGGCCGCAACGGCAGCGGGAAAACGCGTCTGCTGCGTCTGCTGGCGGGGCTGGACGAACCGGCTTCCGGTCATATTGAACGCTTTGGCTCGCATGCCTGGGTGGCGCAGCAGCACGTCATTTCGCCGCAGACGACGCTTGCTGAACTGCTCGGGTATGACGCTATTTTTGCGGCGCGTAAGCGCATCGACAGCGGCGATTACCAGCCTGACGATCTGGACACGCTCGACGGCCGCTGGGATGTGGCCGAGCGCCTGAGCGAGGCGTTTATCAATGCGAATCTCCCGCCGTTTGACCCGGAGAAACCTGCCGCTGAACTCAGCGGCGGCGAGCGCGTTCGCGCCCTGCTGTGCGGGGCGTTTACGGCTGAGGCGGATTTCATGCTGCTGGACGAACCCACTAACCATCTGGACCGACAGGGCCGGGCGTGGTTCTACGACCAGCTCAGTCGTTTTCAGGGCGGCGTGCTGGTGGCTTCCCATGACCGCGAGCTGCTGGAGCTGGTGCCGCGTATCCTTGAGCTGAGCGCCTCGGGTCTGCGCAGCTACGGCGGGAATTATGCGGATTATCAAACCCAGCGCGATGCCGAACAGCAGGCGGCCCGCGCGGCGCTGGAACATGCTGCAACCGAGCGCAAACGCACTCGGGCACGCATGCAAAAAGAGCATGATGACAGCCAGCGGCGTTCGGCAAAGACATTGCGGACCGTCGATACCCTGAATATCGCGTCGTTCGAGCGGGTCAAATATAAAGGCGCGGCAAAGGAGCGGATTGGCTCCTGGAAAAAACAGCACAGCGAGCAAAATGAAGCCCTGAACGCCGCGGTAAGCAAGGCGCGTGAACGCGTTGAAGAAGATAACCCGGTAATGTTCACCCTGCCGGGGAGTCAGATCCCGGACGGGAAGCAGGTACTGGTGCTGGAGGATCTGGTGCTGCCGCATGTGCCAGTTCCTCCACTCAACTGGCGGATGGACGGACCGATGCGCGTGGCGTTAAAGGGACCGAACGGCTGCGGAAAATCGACGCTGTTAAAAACCATCCTCGGCGAGATTGCTCCCCGTTCGGGTACCTGTAGGGTTTCAGTCAGCTGCGCTTATCTTGACCAACATCTTTCCCGGCTCGATCTTTCGCAGTCGGTCATGACGCATCTCAACCTGAGTCATACGCCTCTGGAAGAAGGGGTATTGCGAACCCGTCTGGCGCAGCTTCAACTAGGCGCCGACAAAGTTACGCTCCCGCTGGCGGAGCTCAGCGGCGGCGAGCGTCTTAAGGCCGCGCTGGCCTGCGTGCTGTGGCGCGCGGAGGCTACGCAGCTTTTGCTGCTGGATGAACCTACCAACCATCTGG